The genomic stretch GAGAGCGGCCTCAACGATCTGAGCGGTCAACGCCTTCAACAAACCACCGGGACCGGTCAGAGCAACACCAGCATCCTTGGCCTGACGCACCAACCACGCGATCACCTCACGCTAAGCCACCTCCAGCTCAGCCAACTCCTCCGCCGACAGCAGTGATGATGATGGGTTCACATGCCCCAGTCTGACCGACCCCACGGCCAGCTCACTACTCGTTGTTATCTCGGTCATCATGACTCCCCCTGCCCTCACAGGCGATGGAACCACTTACACCATTTCCCTGACAGACCCTCTCGAGAGTGATTACGGTCTACACTCCCTTGATCGCCGAAGTCCTCCAAGCCTGGGTGCCCAGCATGGAAGATCCTTGACCCGAACCACCAATACAAGCCGTCACCGGACTCATCTTCGCCCACACCCCACGAATAAACCTCATTGGATTGGGGATTTTCCGCCACCCATGTCCTCGATGGCGTCCGCAAGCAGCGCACAAGACTCTTCAATTCTATTTTTCATGGATTCCATCGCTTTTCCGGCAGGACCCTGAGATTTTCTCACCCATGCGATAAGGGATCGCAGCCACTTGAAACGCCCTCCCGTTTCTGCACTAATGTAATCCTGAAGCACCAGAGCACATCGCGCTTGGTCGGGGGACACGTTCCCCAAGCTTTTCTCCTTCCATTCCTTTAATTCAGTCCACCAGCTTGCGTCCCAAAGTCCTTCCTTCCTGTGCATTCCCGGCATTACGGCGACGAACGAAGCCACCACATCCAAGATCACGAAGACCAGACACAGGGCGCCCAAAAACGAGAAATTATGATCGCCTAGAAACATGGTCAAGCAGAACATGGGTACACCAGCAACAATTGCTAACAGACGAAGGCCGTTACCGAAAACAAGAAACCCCCACGAAGGAGCTCTCGAACCCTCCACAAAACACTTGAGGCACCTTTCAACCTGACGACCCTTATCCACCAAAGCCGCCACAAATTCAAACACCCCCACAAGGACCCCCAATATCATCGTGGCTATCCAGGCAGCCTTTTCTTTATCTTGGACCTCTAAATACCGCGGCGACACCCAGCATAATACCCCAAAGAAAAGTACGGAAAGCAATACTCGTACCACCGGGAGCCATCTAATAATCCACACGCAATGAGAACGTTTTCCCGCCAGTGGAACCGCGTGCTTGCCGACACCGCAATCGAGCTTCAGGCTCCTTGTGAGCTCGGCATCCAGCAGCGCCAGACGCCACTTTCTGCGCTCCATTCCATCAAGACTGAGACGGAGCACGTGAACTCCAGGAATCAGCACCCTATTAATCCACCTACACCCCAGAATTCCGACCACCAAAGCGCCAAAAATTATCAGATCAGGGACTTGCTCACGCACCGACCCTTCCGACAAGAAGACTGCCACAAGTATTTTTGCAGAAGCCAGTATCAGCGTTCTCCACAAATAAACAGCAACGAAAAAGGCGCACCGCTCGACCGCCTCGTCAGCCAGATCGCCCCTGGACACCCCCGAAGCGCGCCCTCGCGCAGAATTATTATTTTCTACACTCGGACCGTTTCCGCCGGCGACAAAAACCCCTATAACGGCGGCGGCAAGAAAGGTCAACACCAAAAGCACATCACTGAAATTGGCCCAAGGCGTTTCACGAAATCCACACAGCACCTTCGACAAAAGCAGCTTGATAAAATCACTATCTGAGCGTGACTCTCCACCGGCCAGACCAAACACTCTGAGGTAAACCTCAAGGAAAGCCACAGAAATCCCTAACGCAAGCGCGTTATACCCGCCAAAACTACCGCCAATTCTTCGATACCGCAAATACTTGTTTGAAGAATTCATCGCGGCATTCACCTCCCCCTGGATAAACAGTCATGTCCCACATGAAGTGTAGGAACTACGCTATCCCAGAGCGCCCCTGCCGACTGGCAGGGGCACGCGACTTCAGCAGTTGTGGCCCGGGAGGTTCAGCCAGGTGATGCCCCGCTTCTTCTTCCCCGTGTCGCCCACCCGTTTGACGGTTTTCAGCTGCGGGTAGCGGGCCCGGATGGCGGTCTCGATGCGCTGGTGGAGGGTCTGGCCGGCGGCGGGGCAGTCCTGACATGCCCCACCGAAGTCGACCTCCACCGTCTCGGCGTCGTTGTCGACCACCTGGATCTGCCCGCCGTGGCTGGCGATGTAGGCCGCCAGCTGGTGTTCCACGACGTCACGGGAGATGTAACCCAACAGGTCGGCAGAGCCGGGCTCGACGTCCCAGCCATCCTCCTCGGCGAGGGAGGCGACGATGGCGTCGCGGACCTTGGATCCGACCTTGTTCCACGCCTGATCGGAGGCCAGCCACGTCCATACACCGTCGGCCTCCACCATGGCCCGGGAAAGTACCCCGTATTCCAGCATCGACCCGAGACTGCCGGGCGCGCCACGCACGTCCCCGACGGGCACGCCGCCGGTGGGAACCACCCACCGGACGGCCTGCGGGTCGCCGGGAACGGCCTCAGGATGGATCGGCAGCTTCCCGGTCATGTCGCGATCGCCCCCACGATGAGCTTCGCCGCAAACGCCATCACCCACGCGAGTCCACCCATGTAGATGAACGCAATGATCGACCATCGCCACGTGCCCGTTTCGCGTCTCATCACGCCCAGCGTGGAGGCGCACTGCAATGCGTAGACGAAGAACACCAACAATGCCGCGATGGTGCTCGGCGTGAACACCGGTTCACCGGCATGCGGGCCGTCCGAATGCGTCATGCCCTCCAGTGACTCGCCCGGATCCTCCGGGTCCTCCGCAGATGCGACCTGACCCAGCGTCGAGACGACGGTCTCGCGGGCCGCCAGGGAGCTGAGAACGCCGATGTTGATGCGCCAGTCGAAACCGAGCGGATCGAAGACCGGCGAGACCGCCCGACCAATGGTCGCCGCATACGAATTGTCGAGGGTGTAGGCCGTCACGGCCGCCTCGTCGCCGACATCCACCCCGGCAGCGGTCATGGCATCCTCGCTGTGGGCGGGGAAGTTCAACAACCCCCACAACACGATGGTGACCACCATGATGATCCCCGCAACCTTCCGCAGAAACGCCTTGCACGCATCCCACACGGCGATGATGACGGAGCGGGCACTGGGCAGCCGGTAGGACGGCATCTCCATGTAGAACGGCAGCTGCGTGGCGCCGCGCCCGACGATGCGTTTGAACACCCACGCGGCGATCATCGCAGAGATCGCGCCGAGCAGGTACAGGCCGAACATGATGGTGCCCTGCGCCTGGAACGGACCCCAGAACAGATCGCCGGGAACCATGATTCCGATCAGCAGGGTGTAGACGGGCAGACGCGCAGAACAAGTCATCAACGGCGCACCCATCATGGTGGCAATCCGATCCTTAGCCGACGGCAAAGTCCGCGTGGCCATGATCCCCGGAATCGCACACGCCACCGAACTCAACAAAGCAACAAAAGCACGCCCCTCCAGACCCGCCATCCCCATCACACGATCCATCAGGAACGCAGCCCGGGAGAGATATCCACTGCCCTCGAGCAGCGCGATCATGAGGAACAGCAGCGTGATCTGCGGAATGAATGCCACCACCGCACCAACACCGGCGAAAATACCGTCACCGACCAGCGAGGCGAGCCAGTCGATCGGAATCATGTCCTTAGCAACCCCACCCAACCACACAAAGAAATTCTCAAAGGCATCATTGATGGGAGCCGCAACAGTGAAAATAATCTGGAAAAACGCGTACATCGTCGCGAAGAACACCAACGTCCCCCACAACGGGTGCAGCAGCACCTTGTCTATGCGGCGGGTGCGTTCGTCGACGTCCGGTGCGCGGTAGTTGGCGCTCTCCAGCACCGAATCGGCCCAGGCCGCAACCTCCTCGTGGCCGGTGGGCGGGGGCACGACCGGCGAGGACCACGAGTCGACCTCGGCAAAGGCCTTGGACAACACCTCGACGCCACGCTTGTCACCGGAGACCACGGGGATTACCCGCACCCCGACGGCCCGCGACAGGGCGTCGACGTCGACGGAGCCGCCACGCCGCGCCAGCTCGTCGGTGAAAGTCAGCACCGCGACGGTGGGGCGTTCGCGCTGCTGCACCTGGGCCAGCATCCCGAGGCCGCGGCGCAGCTGCGTGGCGTCCATGAGCACGACGTGCCCGGAGATCGGGGAGTGCACCGACTCGCCCGCGTCCAGGACCTCCGTGACCACTTCCTCGTCGGGGCTGATCGGGTCGAGGGAATAGGTACCGGGCAGGTCCTCGATGACCACCTCGACGTCACCGAGCTTGTGGACACCCTCGTAGCGAGAGACAGTGACACCCGGGTAATTGCCGGTCTTGGCACGCAACCCGGTCAGGGCGTTGAACAACGTCGTCTTGCCGCAGTTCGGGCTGCCCACCAGCACGAAACGACGCAGATCCGTCGCGACCGGTGCGGATTGCTCGTCGTGGCAGGTCATGGTTTCACCAGCACTCTCGAGGCCTCGGAGTGGCGGAGCACGATCTCGGTGCCTCCGACGTTGAACATGAGGGGATCGAGCAACGGGGCTCGGCGTTCCAGGCGGCACGTCAGCCCTGGGGCGAACCCGAGGTCGAAGAGCCGGTGGCTTATCGCGTCATCGCCGTCGAACCCGGTGATACGCGCGCTCGCCCCAACCTTCAAGTCGGCGAGTGTCCTTGCGGTGGAAGGGGTCTCGTTCATAGTCGCGAACTTAGCAACGCCTTGCCTGACACGTGGAGTTTTGACCCAGAATTCGTAAACTTTCGTCAACATTTCCTGATTTGTCGGGACTGAGTCTCAATTCAGTCGTCCGTCCACAAAGCCCGGCGCGGGGTGTTGGACAGCGTGAAATGACTGCTCTGCGGACCCCCCAGCCGCGCTGTGTCTTGCAGCAACGGGTAGCGGACGCGAATCGCCGTCTCGATGCGCTGCTGCAGCTCCGCGCTGGCAGCGGGATCGCGGAAATCGAGCCGACCGAGGTCGAGCAGCAGCCACTGGGCATCGTTTTCCACCACTTCGACGGTGGTGTCGGCGGCGTGAACCTCGTCGGCGAGATCGCCCGAGATCACGTCGTTCGCGACCAGACGCAGCAGGTCCGCGGAGTCGCCGTTGATGTGCCAGCCGTCACGATCGAGGGATTCGAGGATTGCTTCACGCACCTTGTGACCACGATCGGCCCAGCTGTTCCCGGGGGCCAGCCACACCCAGATCCCCTCGGTTTCCAGCAGTGCCAGCGAGATCACCCTGTCCCGCATCAACGCGCCAAAAGGATCCGGCGCGACCACCACCTCGCCGACGACTCCCTGGGTGCCCGTGCGAACCACCCAGCGCACCGCGAGCGGATCATTCGGAACCGCCTGGGGGTGGATCGGCCGCATGGCATGGGTCATGTGATGAGCCTAGCGATACCTGACCCGAGAAAGGCCATCACCCACGCGACCACTCCCATGTAGACGAACGCGATGATGGGCCATCGCCATGTGCCCGTTTCGCGTCTCAACACACCCAGCGTGGAGGCGCACTGCAACGCGTAGACGAAGAACAACAGCAGCGCCGTGACAGTGGGGGCTGTGAACACTGGTTCCCCGGCGTGCGGACCATCGGTGTAGGTCATCTGCTCCAAGGCCTCGCTCGGGTCCTCCGGGTCCTCCGCGGACGCCACCTGACCCAGCGTCGCCACGACGACCTCTCGCGCGGCCAGGGAGCTGAGAACGCCGATGTTGATGCGCCAGTCGAAACCGAGCGGATCGAAGACCGGCGAGACCGCCCGACCAATGGTCGCCGCGTAAGAATTGTCGAGGGTGTAGGCCGTCACGGCAGCCTCATCACCAACATCCACCCCGGCAGCAGTCATGGCATCCTCGCTGTGGGCGGGAAAGTTCAACAACCCCCACAACACGATCGTGGTGGCCATGATGATCCCCGAGACCTTCCGCAGGAACGACTTGCACGCATCCCACACGGCCACAGCGATGGAACGGGCGCTGGGAATCTGATAGGCGGGCATCTCCATGTAAAACGGCATCACGGTTCCGCTGCGCCCCGTGACACGCTTGAACACCCACGCGGCGATCATCGCAGAGATCGCGCCGAGCAGGTACAGGCCGAACATGATGGTGCCCTGCGCCTGGAACGGACCCCAGAACAGATCGCCGGGAACCATGATTCCGATCAGCAGGGTGTAGACGGGCAGACGCGCAGAACAAGTCATCAACGGCGCACCCATCATGGTGGCAATCCGATCCTTAGCCGACGGCAAAGTCCGCGTGGCCATGATCCCCGGAATCGCACACGCCACCGAACTCAACAAAGCAACAAAAGCACGCCCCTCCAGACCCGCCATCCCCATCACACGATCCATCAGGAACGCAGCCCGGGAGAGATACCCGCTGCCCTCCATGATGGCGATCATGAGGAACAGCAGGGCGATCTGCGGGATGAACGCCACCACCGCACCAACACCGGCGAAGATACCGTCACCAATCAACGACCCCAACCAATCGATCGGAATCATGTCCTTAGCAACCCCACCCAACCACACAAAGAAATTCTCAAAGGCATCATTGATGGGAGCCGCAACAGTGAAAATAATCTGGAAAAACGCGAACATCGTCGCGAAGAACACCAACGTCCCCCACAACGGATGCAGCAACACCCGGTCGATGCCGTGGCTGCGGCGGTCGGTATCAGCCTCCCGGTAGTGCGCCGCCTCCAGGACGGATGCCGACCAGCTGAAGATATCGCTCTGGCCGATGGGCGGGGGCACGATCGGAGCGGGCCACGATTCGACCGAGCTCAGCGCCTCGGAGAGCTCCTCCACACCCGCCCGGTCACCCGCGACGATCGGGATCACCCGCACCCCGATGGCCCGGGAGAGCGCTTTGATGTCGATGGAACCGCCCCGCCGGGCCAGTTCATCGGTGAAGGTCAGCACGACCAGCGTCGGTCGCGCGACCTGCTGCACGTGGGAAAGCAAAGTGAGAGAACGCCGCAGCGACGTGGCATCGAGAAGCACGATCTGCCCAGTGATCGGGGAACCGACGGAGACCCCGTCGCCGAGCACCTGGGAAACCACTTCCTCGTCGGGACTGATGGCCTCGAGGGAATAGGTGCCGGGCAGGTCTTCGATGATCACATCGGCCTCCCCCACTCGGTGCCGCCCCTCATAGCGAGCGACGGTAACGCCTGGGTAATTGCCGGTCTTAGCACGCAACCCGGTCAGGGCGTTGAACAGCGTCGTCTTGCCGCAGTTCGGGCTGCCCACCAGCACGAAACGTAGGATGCGATGGGCCTTAGAAGCGGATGCGAGCCCAGAGCCGTGTCCGTGGTGGCTCATGCCATCACCCTCCAAAGATCGCTGCTACGAATCGTCGTCATTGGCGAGGTTGTGTTCACTCTCTTGAACCTAGCGTCGCGACACCCTGTCGTCAGGATTTCAGTCATCCAAACCGCAATCTCTC from Arachnia propionica encodes the following:
- a CDS encoding NifU family protein; amino-acid sequence: MTGKLPIHPEAVPGDPQAVRWVVPTGGVPVGDVRGAPGSLGSMLEYGVLSRAMVEADGVWTWLASDQAWNKVGSKVRDAIVASLAEEDGWDVEPGSADLLGYISRDVVEHQLAAYIASHGGQIQVVDNDAETVEVDFGGACQDCPAAGQTLHQRIETAIRARYPQLKTVKRVGDTGKKKRGITWLNLPGHNC
- the feoB gene encoding ferrous iron transporter B, whose translation is MGSPNCGKTTLFNALTGLRAKTGNYPGVTVSRYEGVHKLGDVEVVIEDLPGTYSLDPISPDEEVVTEVLDAGESVHSPISGHVVLMDATQLRRGLGMLAQVQQRERPTVAVLTFTDELARRGGSVDVDALSRAVGVRVIPVVSGDKRGVEVLSKAFAEVDSWSSPVVPPPTGHEEVAAWADSVLESANYRAPDVDERTRRIDKVLLHPLWGTLVFFATMYAFFQIIFTVAAPINDAFENFFVWLGGVAKDMIPIDWLASLVGDGIFAGVGAVVAFIPQITLLFLMIALLEGSGYLSRAAFLMDRVMGMAGLEGRAFVALLSSVACAIPGIMATRTLPSAKDRIATMMGAPLMTCSARLPVYTLLIGIMVPGDLFWGPFQAQGTIMFGLYLLGAISAMIAAWVFKRIVGRGATQLPFYMEMPSYRLPSARSVIIAVWDACKAFLRKVAGIIMVVTIVLWGLLNFPAHSEDAMTAAGVDVGDEAAVTAYTLDNSYAATIGRAVSPVFDPLGFDWRINIGVLSSLAARETVVSTLGQVASAEDPEDPGESLEGMTHSDGPHAGEPVFTPSTIAALLVFFVYALQCASTLGVMRRETGTWRWSIIAFIYMGGLAWVMAFAAKLIVGAIAT
- a CDS encoding FeoA family protein, with the translated sequence MNETPSTARTLADLKVGASARITGFDGDDAISHRLFDLGFAPGLTCRLERRAPLLDPLMFNVGGTEIVLRHSEASRVLVKP
- the feoB gene encoding ferrous iron transporter B; protein product: MGSPNCGKTTLFNALTGLRAKTGNYPGVTVARYEGRHRVGEADVIIEDLPGTYSLEAISPDEEVVSQVLGDGVSVGSPITGQIVLLDATSLRRSLTLLSHVQQVARPTLVVLTFTDELARRGGSIDIKALSRAIGVRVIPIVAGDRAGVEELSEALSSVESWPAPIVPPPIGQSDIFSWSASVLEAAHYREADTDRRSHGIDRVLLHPLWGTLVFFATMFAFFQIIFTVAAPINDAFENFFVWLGGVAKDMIPIDWLGSLIGDGIFAGVGAVVAFIPQIALLFLMIAIMEGSGYLSRAAFLMDRVMGMAGLEGRAFVALLSSVACAIPGIMATRTLPSAKDRIATMMGAPLMTCSARLPVYTLLIGIMVPGDLFWGPFQAQGTIMFGLYLLGAISAMIAAWVFKRVTGRSGTVMPFYMEMPAYQIPSARSIAVAVWDACKSFLRKVSGIIMATTIVLWGLLNFPAHSEDAMTAAGVDVGDEAAVTAYTLDNSYAATIGRAVSPVFDPLGFDWRINIGVLSSLAAREVVVATLGQVASAEDPEDPSEALEQMTYTDGPHAGEPVFTAPTVTALLLFFVYALQCASTLGVLRRETGTWRWPIIAFVYMGVVAWVMAFLGSGIARLIT